A single Argentina anserina chromosome 7, drPotAnse1.1, whole genome shotgun sequence DNA region contains:
- the LOC126804117 gene encoding phosphoglucomutase, chloroplastic, with the protein MALSLRLHTFLSTTSRPKFSSNVTLTPPNPSLSLLSSSPLPHHHHLSIRTSHSLTINATSTPATVAEPKGIKINLVPTKPIEGQKTGTSGLRKKVKVFQQENYLANWIQALFDSLPPEDYKDGVLVLGGDGRFFNREAAQIIIKIAAGNGVGKILVGKEGILSTPAVSAVIRKRKANGGFIMSASHNPGGPDYDWGIKFNYSSGQPAPESITDKIYGNTLSISKIKVADIADVDLSSLGVVNYGNFIVEVIDPVTDYLELMENVFDFQLIKSLLKLEFRFLFDAMHAVTGAYAKPIFVDKLGATPDSITNGVPLEDFGHGHPDPNLTYAKDLVDVLYNANGPDFGAASDGDGDRNMILGRGFFVTPSDSVAIIAANAQDAIPFLKSGPKGLARSMPTSGALDRVAEKLKLPFFEVPTGWKFFGNLMDAGKLSICGEESFGTGSDHIREKDGIWAVLAWLSIIAYRNKDKKPGEKLVSVADVVKEHWATYGRNFFSRYDYEECASEGANKMINHLRDLISQSKPGEKFGNYALKFADDFTYTDPVDGSVASKQGVRFIFTDGSRIIFRLSGTGSAGATIRIYIEQYEPDVSKHDEDAQVALKPLIDLALSISKLKEFTGREKPTVIT; encoded by the exons ATGGCACTTTCTCTCAGGCTACACACCTTTCTCTCCACCACTTCCAGACCCAAGTTCTCATCCAATGTCACTCTCACTCCTCCAAACCCatctctctccctcctctcctcctcacctctcccccaccaccaccacctctctATTAGAACCTCACATTCCCTCACCATCAACGCCACCTCTACTCCCGCAACCGTAGCAGAGCCAAAGGGCATCAAG ATTAATTTGGTTCCCACCAAACCGATCGAAGGCCAGAAGACCGGAACCAGCGGTCTCCGAAAGAAG GTGAAAGTTTTCCAGCAAGAGAATTATCTAGCCAATTGGATCCAG GCGTTATTTGATTCATTGCCTCCAGAGGATTACAAGGATGGTGTACTGGTGTTGGGAGGTGATGGTCGTTTCTTTAATCGTGAAGCTGCACAG ATTATCATCAAAATTGCCGCCGGGAATGGTGTTGGGAAAATTTTGGTTGGCAA GGAAGGAATTTTATCAACACCCGCTGTTTCTGCTGTAATCCGCAAGAGGAAG GCCAATGGTGGTTTCATAATGAGTGCAAGCCATAATCCTGGTGGACCTGATTATGATTGGGGTATTAAG TTTAATTACAGTAGTGGACAGCCTGCACCTGAGTCCATCACTGACAAGATTTATGGAAATACTCTTTCT ATCTCGAAAATAAAGGTAGCAGATATCGCTGATGTTGACCTATCTTCTCTTGGAGTTGTAAACTATGGAAACTTCATTGTCGAAGTTATTGATCCGGTTACTGACTATTTGGAACTAATGGAG AATGTATTTGATTTCCAGCTTATCAAAAGTCTTCTGAAGTTAGAGTTTAG GTTTCTGTTTGATGCCATGCATGCTGTTACTGGTGCTTATGCAAAGCCCATCTTTGTGGATAAACTGGGAGCCACTCCG GATTCAATCACAAATGGCGTGCCTTTAGAGGATTTTGGGCACGGTCATCCAGATCCTAATCTTAC GTATGCTAAGGATCTTGTTGACGTGTTGTACAATGCAAATGGACCTGACTTCGGAGCCGCAAGTGATG gGGATGGTGATAGAAACATGATTCTTGGTAGAGGCTTTTTTGTGACTCCTTCAGACTCTGTTGCAATTATTGCAGCCAATGCTCAAGATGCTATTCCGTTTTTGAAGAGTGGCCCGAAG GGATTAGCACGGTCCATGCCAACAAGTGGGGCACTTGATCGTGTTGCTGAAAAGTTAAAGCTTCCTTTTTTTGAG GTTCCCACTGGTTGGAAGTTCTTTGGGAATCTTATGGATGCTGGGAAGTTATCTATATGTGGGGAAGAGAGCTTCGGAACAGGTTCTGACCACATCCGTGAGAAGGACGGCATATG GGCTGTCTTAGCTTGGCTTTCTATCATCGCATATCGGAACAAAGACAAAAAACCTGGCGAGAAGTTGGTTTCGGTCGCAGATGTTGTGAAGGAACACTGGGCAACCTATGGAAGAAATTTCTTTTCTCGATATGACTATGAA GAATGTGCATCTGAAGGTGCCAATAAGATGATAAATCATCTTAGAGATTTAATTTCACAGAGCAAGCCTGGTGAAAAGTTCG GAAATTATGCTCTCAAATTTGCCGATGACTTCACATATACTGATCCT GTTGATGGAAGTGTGGCATCAAAGCAAGGTGTTCGGTTTATTTTTACAGATGGATCGAGGATCATATTTCGTTTATCA GGAACAGGTTCAGCGGGAGCAACTATTCGAATATATATTGAACAGTATGAACCGGATGTCTCCAAACATGATGAGGACGCCCAAGTGGCATTGAAACCCTTAATAG ATTTGGCATTGTCTATATCGAAGCTGAAGGAATTCACTGGAAGGGAGAAGCCCACAGTCATCACATAA
- the LOC126803827 gene encoding uncharacterized protein LOC126803827, with the protein MSFFRKLLKQRQQHIQEDAEMMDAMVMNTTMMMAHLDNSDEPQGRGSRPGRSPNHPRNRVSGGISLMADYFIERPIFRAEEFRRRYRMHTHLFNRIMTKLCNHDPYWHQRADATGLLGLLPQQKMTGALRMLAYGAAADQCAEICRMGESTTLECMKKFCQQVIHHFGGEYLRAPTETDLKRLLARADQRGFPGMIGSIDCMHWEWKNCPTGWDGAYSSRKGRPTIILEAVASHDTWVWHAFFGVPGAQNDINVLDQSPVFEGLIAGNTPTVMFYANGRRYSNAYYLADGIYPRYSTFVKTIPNPESQAQKLFTKKQEAYRKDVERCFGILQSRWAIIRHGARLHRSSTLKNIMIACIILHNMIVEDEFVEEEYVEPEEEDLLNSLAARVYDGPVDPQGVRIPFLPVERDGRNQHAFWDRIDHLESAYIHNLLQNDLVEHNWTLEANQQ; encoded by the coding sequence ATGAGCTTCTTTCGCAAATTGTTGAAGCAGAGACAACAACACATTCAAGAAGATGCTGAGATGATGGATGCCATGGTGATGAACACGACGATGATGATGGCACATCTTGATAATTCAGATGAACCACAAGGACGCGGTTCACGTCCTGGCCGCTCTCCTAATCACCCCAGAAATAGGGTATCTGGGGGAATTAGTCTCATGGCAGATTACTTCATCGAGCGTCCGATCTTTAGGGCAGAAGAATTTCGTCGGAGGTACCGAATGCACACCCATTTGTTCAACCGCATCATGACGAAGCTCTGCAACCACGACCCTTATTGGCATCAAAGAGCAGATGCCACTGGACTACTAGGGTTGCTgccccaacaaaagatgacaGGTGCCCTCCGAATGTTGGCGTACGGCGCAGCTGCTGATCAGTGTGCTGAGATATGCAGGATGGGGGAATCAACTACACTAGAGTGCATGAAGAAGTTTTGCCAACAGGTGATACATCATTTTGGTGGCGAGTATCTCCGTGCTCCAACAGAGACTGACCTTAAAAGGCTTCTTGCTAGAGCTGATCAGCGAGGATTTCCAGGAATGATTGGAAGCATTGACTGCATGCAttgggagtggaagaactgTCCAACCGGATGGGATGGGGCTTACAGCAGCCGGAAAGGTCGTCCCACCATAATACTAGAGGCGGTGGCCTCGCATGACACATGGGTATGGCATGCTTTCTTCGGTGTACCAGGAGCTCAAAATGATATTAATGTCCTTGATCAATCACCTGTGTTTGAAGGGCTCATTGCCGGAAACACACCGACTGTGATGTTTTACGCCAATGGTAGACGATATAGCAATGCTTATTATCTCGCCGACGGaatatatccaaggtactccACATTTGTAAAAACAATTCCAAACCCTGAATCACAAGCACAAAAACTATTtacaaagaaacaagaagCATACCGCAAAGATGTAGAGAGGTGTTTTGGCATCCTGCAATCTCGTTGGGCAATCATTCGACATGGAGCTCGGTTGCATAGGAGTTCGACACTGAAAAACATAATGATAGCTTGTATcatattgcataacatgattgtAGAGGATGAATTTGTAGAAGAAGAATATGTCGAGCCGGAAGAAGAAGATCTACTAAACTCATTGGCTGCAAGAGTTTATGATGGGCCAGTGGATCCTCAGGGGGTTCGAATTCCTTTTTTACCAGTGGAAAGAGATGGACGGAACCAACATGCATTTTGGGATCGTATTGACCACCTCGAGTCAGCTTATATCCACAACCTTCTTCAGAATGATTTAGTGGAGCACAATTGGACTTTGGAAGCCAACCAACAATAA